Below is a window of Cydia splendana chromosome 3, ilCydSple1.2, whole genome shotgun sequence DNA.
tatttttcttatgttatttttagtgACTGGCCTagtggaaaaaataataatatcataTAATGTGTctattttgtaattaaaaatattcagtTACCTAAGCTGTTCCAATAGAGACTGGTAGGTATGGGCAGGTAACATACCTggtatcaatattttatttaatctcgATTTATAGACGTTTAACTGTTCGACGAAGTTACCTGACTATCATCTGCAAGTTCTTAGTTAAGTAGGTTATGCTGTAATACAGATGCGCTgccattaatattttattcattAACAGACGACACGCGTTCTGTTAATGGCTGCACGTAATAGGCTTTTAGCTGAATCAATACGGTTCAATTGAATGCCCTACGCATAACAGCCGTTGAGCTTGAGACCCCGAAAAGATACAATTGcacaaataaatacaataatgcAGGAATCCTACGAAAAATCTACCCGGAAATAGGTaaatatgaaaaaattaacCCCTCTTTTTAGTTccaacaattattattatttttatgttatttatgcAAGCATAATGACATTTTTGCCTGAAACCAGTAAAAACCGAAATCAAAGCAAAATGTATTATGTACATGAATGTATACCATACTTCCGGTCCGTAAAATTACTAGAGTATTGAAAAACGGCAcacacgtatttaaccggtcaactaattaatcgaatttgggtagtttaaaaaaatagaaatggctactaaaattaatagtttggcaactaaaacggagccttaaaatatatcaatatgagttgtattttaatgccgttacagcttttgattatttttaggcaggtaccaagtatttatttggcaactgaattaatatattggagaccatttatgaagcacattttaaaaagaaaacggctatctattcattaaaaaatgaagttcttttaaaatattttgtttggtcattacacggtcaacctaacacgctccccctcgcttcgctcgtcgtcgcacctatctgttgactctagcagaacacggtggtaactattgaaattattttatatacGCCATTAAgcgtttcatgattagaaatttcgactataagtatactgaccattgcgtattggtaaattaatttgaggtgttttgtgtaaaaagtgaccaatattcattaaatttaactgctttcgtgttaaaatactacctagctgaaacgataTGCTCAGTTATGATTAGTTGATGACTTAGGTGTGAACAAtagatgacaactaaattttatgatcgctttacaatattagttgccaatttattattttagacgccaacttatcactttaagttccctataatttttataggtggcttgattttgctgccagtttttttaataatatgatgcttatatttgaagctaaaatatttttttttggcgctaaaatattaatgcacaggcaaattatattattatatgcccaatgaaagttcctgtttaatattttagttgcccggttaattaTAAGCCTTGAAAAACTAGTTCGAATTTCGAAGTTATTACTCGAGAAAACGATAAATAATTGCACGAGTTTTCCAATGGCTGTTATACGTGGTGGTCAGACTggccaacattttttttacattattttgattAATAGGGCAAATTGTGATTAAGATGTGCTTCAAATAATACGTTTATTTAATTCCGAtagtttttacaagtttttcaACGGTATTACGAAATCATGGAACCCCAGAATTCTGATAACTCGCATTTCGGGGTCTAGTAATGAGAATAGGTACTTAGATAATTCCCTTAACAGGAATTCTATATTTTGTTGAGCTTTTAGGATCAGATACTTCTATGAGTGACTGTAGGTAAATACACCCACTCGTGTTTTATATGAAACCGGTAAACGTGTATATGTAATATTCAGTTTTAActaatatcatttatttaatgaaataaattacattagcataaagtacctatatgtctatacctatctaatgacaaAAACCTATAATAAGCAGTATGATATATTTTGTACCTACTACGGCACACATTGTAGTACACACATGAGAAACACATGCACACCTCACAAGAGCAAATCACGATCACATTCTGAGAAATATATCACTTGTAGTAAATcattcaaaaatttaaaatgccTACTTAGCAAAACTATTAAATAGTACTTTGGCAATAACAACGACTGACCAGACTTGCCATTTCTGGCCACAACAACAATTGGACAAATAATATAAAGTTCTCTCTTTTTCAATCTTAGTTTGACGCCGTTGATGGATTCGGTTATGATCCTATGAGCGAACTTGGGCTCGTCTTCGGGGGCGCCGGGAAGCACCTCGTACCGACGAAGGAAGTTGGATAGTGTCGCCTTCATCGCCACCCAAGCGTAACGGAAACCTGGAAATCGAAAAGCAATTAGGAAACTTAAATTGCGAGGTTTAAATGTTTGGTTACATTATTTAGCGAATTTATAATAGAAAATTGGTGTACTCAACAACGGTTTAGGTAAAAGGAGATTGAGGATAAAAACACTTCCTTCTCTATATTTTTAGTTCAATTACAGCTCCTTTGTTAAAACTTTTAAAGAGGAATAATTACGCATTGCCCTAAATTATTTCGTTGGAGGTAGGTCGCGGGCGTACTTTTATCAACTTGAAGGTTTACCTATGCAGCTCCTCGGTCCCGCGCTGAATGGCACGAAGGCGTATGGGTGCAGACTGTTGAAAAACCTCTCTGGCTTGTACTTCTCGGGCTCAGGGAACATCTTCGGGTCGGCGTACAGGGCCTCGTAGTACACGACCACTTGCGTTCCAGGAGGGATGATTCTACCATCTGTCGAAGAAGGATTAGATTATGATATAAACAAACGCAATACCTAAAGTCAATAACTGATATTATTAATGTTACATAATATATCAGAAACACGTGGAACTGCGCTCCAGATTTCGAATTAAAGATGTGGGTGTCCGCTAAGCCTAAATGAGCCTAGACTGGGCATGTCTGTCGCATGTCCCCGGAAAAGTGGTTACTGAGAGGGACCCACCACACCACACCCACACCACCACAGATGATCGACGGGGTTAAAGGAGATAGTGGGACTACTTGGACGAATTCAACGTAGAATGGTAGGAAATAACAAGCAATAGGGCCGCATGGAAAAAAgaagggaggcctttgcccagcagcgGGATACTATATTGTAATGAAAGATAAGATTATTGTACCTTTTAATGGTAAATCATTTTGTAGCTGCCTTCCGATTTTTGTCACAGTGGGGATGACACGGATGCTCTCCTTGATAACAGCCTCGAGGTATTTCATTTCAATGAGATCGTGGTTGGTAGGCTGTCTCAGCTTATCACTGTTGAATATGGAATTCTGTTCCTCGACTACTCGCTTCTGAATTTCTGGATACTTGGCTAAGCAGTACAGAGTGTGTGCCATCGTCATTGTTGTGGTGTAGTGCCCCTGTGGCATAATaaatattaagcttagaataaatttaaaagtggaaaaaatactgtcttgggtgtggtctcacccaagacagtaatttttacactttcaaatttattctaagcttaatagcatcgttcgcagacgtttctgcttgttaaaaattataataaatattattagtggtgaaaacattttattttaacatcTTGATTCTAACATGGTACAAAAACAGAAAATTTTAATAGAATACCTAATACAATGGTAGCAGATGAAAAACAGCAAGTCGAAGTTATATGCTATGTTCTAATTTTTAATGCTTAAATTATTACCTAAACTTTTGTCGGTAACTATTGatgtaaatatcaataaatagtatgtaataataggtatattatgtGCATTTATGTGTTACAAAAGTCTTACAGTGAAACAGAGCAGACTGATTTCTTCATTGATGGTGTCATCCGGAGCAGGATCGCCATTGGGCAGGGTACTTAGAAGAAGGGAGTCGAGAAGGCAAGCCTTTTCCGATACTTTCTCGTGAACCAGAGCGTTGATATCAACGGCAGCGTTGTTGTTGCTCTTAATTTCATCGATGAATTCGTTTAACTTCACTCTTCTGTCATGTATAAGCTGTGTTAAAAAGAACGATCATTATACAAGGAATACTcttgttttcttttttacatCGACTAATTATAGTACTAGAaaatgtttattataaaacGTACCTTGTCGCTATAGCCTCTAATTGTTTTGATGGCATCCATCATTTCCCGATAAATTGGTGTCCGTTTAAAGATGAAGCTGATATTCCTCCAGTAAGAGAAATAATTTTCGGTGGCGATTTTGATAACCCTGAAAATGAAACGAAAATGTGACGAAGTGTTTAAAAAGTAGTTGCTGAAAATTTCATTCGTTTGCAtctatttagtaaaaaaatacagtttggGTTCAATTTGTCATGTTAAAGATATATGAAGCGTTTCATTGATATTTCTTATAAGGTAAGTTAGGTGAGACAATACGGCATGGAGTATTGTAAAAGATATGACTTACCTAGCGCTAGCGTCTAGATAAGGGTGGTCAGGATTGGCGAGCATATTGTGATCGACTCCCATCAATGTGTTGCACAGAATGTCAAACATGAAAGGTCGAAGGTATCTGTATATATCCACAGGGTCCTTGTCCACGTATTGGTCGAGCACTTGGTAGAGGGCGTCGGTGCGCGAATTGACCGCGTCAACGCGAGCTTCTAGCGTCTTGAAGTGGAAACTAGGAGTCATCAGTTTACGAGTCGATTTCCATCGTTCACCTAAAAAGACAGATAACTTAGATAGAGAATTCGTTTTGTAATTTATGGCTGTTTAAAGCTTTGAATCTACAAGTTGCCACATTAGATCATATTCTAAGTGTTAATCACCTTCTGATGTTGAGACTGAGTTTCCGAAGAAAGGCATCATAGCAGCGTTCCTTTCAGTGGGCTTGGCCAACTCTGTCGGATGTGCAAGGAtcgtctaaaaataaataatttattagttATCACTGCCACCATTGCACAAAAGTTatctttttgtttttattttattttttgtttgttgcttattattatttaggtatacaAATTGACGATCTTTTCGTGAATTTATTGGTTTTTataagtaaaaataacatataatttccaattagaaataaatatatctaatctaatctgTGTAAATGCTAGAAACCGTAAGGTGTGTCAAAAAAGCTGAAACAACGCTACGAAGATAACGATAAAGACAAAATTTTGTATACATACATGTATAAGTACATCCTAATGTTTCCCTAGTGTATGGCAGGTGTGGAACACTGTGCACTGATTCTGATGGAAATGCGAGGTATTTTGCACAAAGAGCTCCTAGACAATAGACAGTTGATAACGGACAGTTAAGTCAGACTTTTCTACAATAAAAAGCGCTATGAGAATTCTTTATCTTCGTTACCCGTACCCACATAACGTTTTAAGATAAACTGAATAATTTGGTTTAGTTCTACGAGGACATTTGattcaaaaacgaaaaaaaaaagtgctCCTAGTTGTCATACAACATTTGGAAGTAAGTTGTGAGACGCGATGATGGTTCATaaatattgtaggtacttattatgaaaatgcgttacaaaactatcaaaaaatttcATCACCATTTAGGTATCTGTTTTTAAATGAATGGTACTAGTAATTTGGAGtagaaataaatttttactttatatatttggaAAAAAGTTAATAGTACCTACGTACCTATGATTTATCTGAAAATGCCCGTAATTATCAAACCAATGAAATAAAATAGCATTGTATTTAAATGCATAATACAAGTTGTTTGTACAATTACTGAATTACAAAAGGTAAGtatctgaaaacaaaattaTCTTGAAATCTTTACTGGgtgaatttaattttataaaggcgcggcaatacgagtaggtacaaatTACCTTGtaacgatattataaaatactagatgaaaacccggcttcgctcgggtaaaataaataatagtaataggtaatactcattttgaattaagtaattatttacttttagacttcataccttcatcaaggcggttacaaacctatctcatctcagaaaactttaaatccgtaacatacaatcataactcgaaaaatttactattccgatatatctaaaaacaaatatgtaattaaaaaaacctaatccgcttttctggtagcagttcggttctgtaagggtcgcagttctaacctaacttacttctggttgcagtttggttctataaggatcacagttgtaacctgacccacttttctggtcgcagatcggttctgtgaaggccgcatttataacctagcccactttccaatctcaaaagagggaacccttttgtacctacccttcatggcactaaagtgaaagtatggaaattatcactactatttcattctttaatattaatgcctatgcgttaatattaaattcgtttacaaaaaaaaaaactgaataagtgcgagtcggactcacccatcaagaacggaacacttttttatatttgttgttatagcggcaacagaaatacatcatgtgtgaaaatttcaactgtctagctatcacggttcatgagctacagcctggtgacagagggacagtggagtaaactgaaataaaggttccgtcacaccggcgcgatttcagagccgggcctgagcgttttatatgaaaaagcggcgcgctccgctcacgcgccgcacgcgaaacgcgcctgtgtgacggagcctgaaatgtcaaaccgggcaagtgctcgcgcacgaagggttccatactttttagtatttgttgttatagcggtaacagaaatacatcatctgtgaaaatttcaactgcctaggcctatcacggttcatgagatacagcctggtgacagacagacagacagacagacagacagacagacggacaatgaagtaaaactgaaataaatgtcatatacctactaagaaaaaccggccaagtaagtgcgagtcggaatcgctaataggttcccgttttttagttacccttcaggtacggaaccctagtatgagtgtaatagatttgtaaccggtcagcaatgtgagtcccttggagaagcagaggtctagtctaaacccccacttaccatcggcattaacagccttgtattcttgtttgccaccaacatgtcatattaaaacatattaataaaaaattactcggtcaacaatgtgagtcccttggagaagcagaggtctaatctaaactcccacttaccatcggcattaacagccttgtattcttgtttgccaccaacatgtcatattaaaacatattaataaaaatttactcggtcaacaatgtgagtcccttggagaatcagaggtctagtctaaactcccacttaccatcggcattaacagccttgtatgagttgtatgcttgtttgccaccaacatgccatgttaaaacatattaataaaaatttactcggtcagcaatgtgagtcccttggagaagcagaggtctagtctaaactcccacttaccatcggcattaacagccttgtatgcttgtttgccacctacatgtcatattaaaacatattaataaaaatttactcggtcagcaatgtgagtcccttggagaagcagaggtctagtctaaactcccacttaccattggcattaacagccttgtatgcttgtttgccaccaacatgtcatattaaaacatattaataaaaatttactcggtcagcaatgtgagtcccttggagaagcagaggtctagtctaaactcccacttaccatcggcattaacagccttgtatgcttgtttgccaccaacatgtcatattaaaacatattaataaaaatttactcatttcatcagtcatatccagcctagcattgcattggccccgcttaaatatttctttaatttgtttttagtatttgttgttatagcggcaacagaaatacatcatttgtgaaaattgaaactgtctagttaatctagttatcacggttcatgagatcttgagatacagcctggtgacagacagacggacagcagagtcttaatatttaatagggtcccgtttttaccctatgggtacgcaaccctaaaaagtgaccaaggcctccagtgccctaggctggaatcaaagcagcgtcctctgctattgcagcaggtgcctgtgccattctgccaccgggctacccacggcggcataggtcgaatttttccaagtatacttatgcactacttactgaaggcttatggagcctcgccatccctaagcctaaattaaatattttctgaaaataatttgttttgatctaataacatattggagtcctcgtaataggggtcccgtttttaccctttggctacagaaccctaaaaatcaactttgttttggtactatgtactacgcttcactatgactctgaaattttagcaggaattaatattttttttgttgtcacctgtcaaattagaatagaatagaatttaaatttcagcacatattacatttaaataaattcacatttcatttatatcaattagtttcaatatttttttcttagtaactttattaaataatttttatgtcattgctttttaataattatttcagtctgccttcttggcataggcctcccccagctctctccacagctctctatcccttgccgtccctatccaattaggtcccgcatgcttctttgtgtcatccgaccacctcattattggtctcccttctctcctttttccatctctaggataccattccgcttcctctctatcccacttatctttaccttcccttgccatatgtccagcccaacctgttgcagtcaaaagtgtgaactggccaaagaacttttaaccgacaaaaacaggcaaaactgcttttgactgagcatgttggtcaaaagtagttttacctgaaaatcatacctatttctggcagcagtttcgtttttagggcgtagcaaaaaaaaaaataaccctaacctacctatctctgggaacagtttcgttttttgggcgtagcaaaaaaataaccctaacctacctatctctgcgagtacttttgactgatagatagtaacagtcacaacacaattactattaaccaatgattttcaggtaaaactacttttgaccaacatgctcagtcaaaagcagttttgcctgtttttgtcggttaaaagttcttttgaccagttcacacttttgactgcgacatatatactatctatatatcttattatatttaatcttatattcaacttacattgactccggagataacttattagctttatgcagttgactttccaattcaccgatacacctcaaatttgattcatagtctaaagcacagttattaaatatgtccacaatacactgtagctttttgcactgtttcacactggcaatgtacttaattagagtgagttaaagcctgacaacagtttatttgaccctcgccattttgcggattttcaatggtactaatttcttttactggcaacaagtattctttgacaacgaacgttggatgtcatcgaatgtcaccgatgtaaacaaacggaaaatatctacgaatatattcaaatataaacggttttattacaaaaatgccaaaaaaaattcccaaagatgcgaaaaaaattgtagtgaatggaatcaaatacttacagcttaaaaaagacgaaggattacatagcattccaataaacaatgttttaaagttggttgttgacatgaccggtattgacattttatagtgcggttttattgaactggttagttgtttggtttaaactttaatatttcatttaaggtttatgtagatcgatgataaaaatcctataatcgaattggagacagaacgttttataatcgaggttggtggtcctgaagcgacacaacatctgatgaaaatgagacttcgtcagagtcagaaaacgaagaatatataaatattgaatatttagaatcaaattttgacgaataggtaaattaaaagaaccgaattctctgtaagcaatgttttgacattatacgagtatcaacatgaagccaatggccactaccccgactatacatgacgtacgcacattattgccatacgtaagctgtttgcagcgacactgtctcagggttaaataaactgttgtcaggctttacagtcagctggcacttaactcaaagtttctttgaacaacgtcattttcatctcgctcacttattagtttatcacagctgcttcaaggttgctttcacttgcatttccaggtagctagtagtgccttgacatgtaagaatatttggaattattctgaaatattaaaatacaactgagagaccgatgtttatactaaacacaatacacccatggaacgctttgaagttcaaatctcgttacgttacgatggcgtttgcactttgcactatgttcggtgactattttttattgttaacacacacaatacactatttaacaggtttttatcacgtctggagtaccggataaagtattttcgaataacagccgtcgttgacgtctaggcagtgttgctatcgtcttaaaagccgtaacagactatcgcacgttctggcttaaaaacaaatttatgtaataattataccggtatacatatccatatgaaacgaaacttaatgcaaataataaccattatacataccggaaagtcatcaaataaacagtaatattcgtcttgctttttattaaaaaaaaaaacgaccaacctaacttgtaagcatgtttgcagtttctaaacgcaacgcatagctgtcaaatgtcaaccaacaaattgagcctttagtattgtttgtcgaaattttttcacttttaaatgcaaaatacgcgacaatacgaattttgcggatatatgttctcgattcaaaagtgatattttttcaaGCTCTTTCGATTGAGCATAATTTCTTTTGGTTTTTCCGTCAAAGCGGCTCGCGTTTATTAATATAGATAATAGATAATCAATGTTGCAATACATGTCAATTTTCTTTCTCTGTTTTCTTATCAGGTTATCCTCTTTGCTGGGAAGTCCACGCAATCAGCACACTCGGAATGAGCTCATGATCTCGGCAAAAAACCCACTTTTACCTCgttccatggtctaataaaacatggtcttctattcccagagtgacacgggcctacgtcacaataacattgccactttatttcaacataacatgttacatgggtacattatacctatggttaataagttaaaatatttctttataattttataattttcatttatatgtattttatcttaaattttacaataacacgtcatttttaattattcgttagcaatatcttccgattcacaacagaaatttcagacgttcgggtaattctgtttacactactgacaacacaggatagctctgtcacatttgacaattcggatctagataacttcatgccctgaccgtcatccttgtcgaacgcgtgttaattgttatttccttctcgctcagtgtcagcagtcgcagtgttttccaaacttttcacgccataagcttggtaattaatgtgtaactgtgaattagtttttcaaacgtttgtcttgtatagataaataaagtttaatttaatacattcgatttgttttattttactatgtttctacatgaataacttaaaattaatgccgttaaaataattttcaccgttggttaaaattctcccacattttaaagtttgagaacctgtaaacagcatgatgacgtaggcccgtgtcagttaggtcatacgcgaatctcggaatagagtaccaggcggagtatattattataccatgcctcGTTCAAGAATTATTGATTCTTATCATTATAAGTTTAAACAAATTGTGCACGTTTCATGCTTAttacataagtacctaaacgAGAAAAAATAAACATCTACGGGACATAGACCGACCGACTttataaggcttgtgttgtgggtataaCATCGATACCTACATGTATACAACTGTATACATACACTTAAATACAtgtatagaaaacatccatttCCGGAACAAATATTCGGTATAAAAATGAACTCATAAAATCGTGAATATAGGATTTTCGTAATTAATTATCACTAATAATGATTTGCGGTTATATGTAAACATTGTCGAATAATTCCCCGCCACGCATAACAACAGTAAAATACATTCTAAAAATCATCATTTTGCACAAATACCAAATTCAAACTGATTTCAGTGTTGTTTTACCTACGCAGTGAGACAGAAATACAGAATACGAGACGACTTTTCTAAAGTATTGTTTTCTTACCCCGACATCGTCAGATTCACACAGCATAACCCACTCCTCGGAGCCAACCGTCAAACGATAGTTAGTCATGCCGTATTGTCGCCATTTGTCTAATAAGATCTGAGACACACCTGTAAAAGAGACAGAAGTTGTGTAATACAAGTATTTGTCTATCCTTCATAAGGtcgtaatagggaatattaggcaaagctctgtgtAGGTGGCGCCACTAagacatacagtaaacaaagcTCTATATCTCTATGGAAAGCTcgttgacatcatcaatgacacatcatgtcATGGTGTCATGTTGTCATgtcataaacaaataattagtaaaagtgaaaagtaattaagtaaattattataataggtacctacataattttaataatcatatttaattacttttactGTGAATATGGCGCCCTACGGATATTTAAAGGTCGAAGAACTTAAAAAGCTGCTTCGGGAACGTGGTGCAAgcctaaaaggaaataaattaatagtttaaaaaacactaGAAAAACACGCTTGATGCCTGATCGTGTTCAAAATCCATTACGTGACCGTTCTCACAAGTGCAAACACGACTATGATACGATATTCCATCATGGAATGCCAGTGCCTATCTTCCGGCTTTATCATCAGACCTTGAAACCTAATCGTGGTAAAAGTTCATTTCAAGACTTTTCTAACAAATCCAAACACAGCTATGATACGATGTTCCATCATGAAGTTCCAGTTCAtatcttccggctccatcatcaaatcagttcgacagtaccatattatcgtaactacatacctacagctgccaattttcatggcgctacgatccttggaagatggttaaataagattccattacatagttacatacaggtcgacggtcgacctaataaaagcgttttaattacttacttaatcATATTTAAACCTATTTAATTCCATTTTTCAGAAagtaatttttacttttgtcTTGTTCCAGGCTTACCCTATACGACGAACATAATAACTTT
It encodes the following:
- the LOC134806694 gene encoding cytochrome P450 4d2-like, translated to MILVATLLCVLIGLVFYYDYKRKNTRAKKLLSKFNGSDGLPIIGNALDLGFDSDGVSQILLDKWRQYGMTNYRLTVGSEEWVMLCESDDVGTILAHPTELAKPTERNAAMMPFFGNSVSTSEGERWKSTRKLMTPSFHFKTLEARVDAVNSRTDALYQVLDQYVDKDPVDIYRYLRPFMFDILCNTLMGVDHNMLANPDHPYLDASARVIKIATENYFSYWRNISFIFKRTPIYREMMDAIKTIRGYSDKLIHDRRVKLNEFIDEIKSNNNAAVDINALVHEKVSEKACLLDSLLLSTLPNGDPAPDDTINEEISLLCFTGHYTTTMTMAHTLYCLAKYPEIQKRVVEEQNSIFNSDKLRQPTNHDLIEMKYLEAVIKESIRVIPTVTKIGRQLQNDLPLKDGRIIPPGTQVVVYYEALYADPKMFPEPEKYKPERFFNSLHPYAFVPFSAGPRSCIGFRYAWVAMKATLSNFLRRYEVLPGAPEDEPKFAHRIITESINGVKLRLKKRELYIICPIVVVARNGKSGQSLLLPKM